In Cottoperca gobio chromosome 19, fCotGob3.1, whole genome shotgun sequence, the genomic window GTTATTAAATaggttttgcggctccagacgaATATTATTTGGTAGAAGAGGTGGAAAATGTCTCTTCTGATAgcaaaggttgccgacccctagTTTAGGGGGATGTAAACAGAAAGTATGACTTTATTGTTCCAGTCAGTTATGTTATAGGTTACAACTTGAGCCCCGTTTTTTAGGCcatatgtgtttacattttggccCATTGTCACCATTGAAAGTATGCAGATCTAGCTATTTTCAGTTTCTGATTGAAATGTAAAACGTGAATATATTGATAGGCAAGTTCtgtgaaataagtatttcaCTATTTTAAAGACTATATTAAAGACTATAACAAAACACCTCTGGATATGATGCAGCTCAAGCCACCAACTATAACTTCATACTAGGGACATTCagcataaaaaagaaacaacattatAGGCATCATAAAAGTAGAATTTATGGCTGAAGTTTAGTATTGGATTAAATAACATTGTACAAGTGTACCTAGTACCTAATAAAATGGGCattgtgcgtttgtgtgttttgtttatatatgtctaatatacagtatatgtagaTAACTACTTTTTATTGTGGGAATAAGTCCACCTCCATTAAACGCCGTTCACACTTGTTCAAAACAAATTTCCggcaacataaacacacataatgtagcttacagtaaaaataaagaaggaaattgtttttatttctgctttacaAATACTGATGCATGTTTTCAGAACCAGATGACATGACAGTTATTTCatcaaatcaattaattatatatatatatatatatatacacagtatacatatatacatatacatatatatatatgtatatatatatatatatatatatatatatacacatatatatgtatatatatatatatacatagatatatatatgtgtatacatatatatatatatatatatatatatatatatatatatatacacatatatatatatatatatatatatatatatatgtgtatatatatatacaggtaGGAACCAAAATTAAAGTGCAGTACAACTACATAAACAGGGAAAACGTGAAGACagttacatatataatatatatatatatatatatatatatatatatatatatatataatatatattatgatattagCATGTAGCCTATCCTACTTTGTTCAATGGGCAGGTAAACAAGAACAATTACACAGCATGCATTAACCCCTTTATACTGCAACCCCATTATACACGTGCAAGCTTTatttgttaatttttttttcttttgtatctgGTGGATTCATTTAACCTTAGCATTGAACtaattacaatttaaatgtatatacattaaatacagGGAAATGTTTTCTACTGTAGGTTGCAATTTACTATGATAATAAGTCTTAACTATATTTTGTCATTATGTAGCGCCATTATTCTTGTACATTACTCCAATGGAAAAACATACAGACTAAAAACAGACTGGCAGCTATGATATAGAAAATGAAGAATATTTTGTTGATTGTTTTAGTCACTCTGGTCCAGTAGCCGGGCTTCCCTTTCTCCTTCCTGCTGTTGAGGAGCACAGCCAGCATTTTCACCACCTCCTTCAGCTCATCTGAGGCATGGGACTCCTTCGTCAGTCGGCTGCTGCTACCCTGCAGAGATGGTTTTGAAGTTGGTGGTTAATTAGCATGATTACTACCCAAATAACACTGCCAGCAGCTATATTTAGCAGAAAATATTTCTGCTTAAAGTGATTAAAGAGTCGGTTCACTCtggaaatgttttctgtgttgtaAGCTTTTGAATAAGCCGGCAATTTTTTTGGATTTGCTagtgttttctgttgttgttctgtttgtatgtttacaAATTGGTGAATGTGTTTAACCCTGCAGAAATACATTCtgatacaactaaactgcattttcaATTACGTTTCAAGGGAAACTGATTTTCTTCCGGATTatggttgcagttttaaacactttaagGTCGTACATTTAGACCAaaacgcaacaaaactacttcgttatgtttagtaaaagatcatggtttggcttaaaataagtaagtTTGAAGTTACAGACATAAATGAAAAAAggtcaacattgacttttggtttACATGAACACGGGTTTACTGGGAGTTTGTTTGACCAATCTACCCCGACTTCCTCCCTACGCGGACTTCCACAGACTTTGATtagtcaaaaacaaaagtagtcTGGGTGAAAATACGTAGTATTGGAACGTAATATTTCAGAGACCAGGATAAAATGGTGCGTATATTTGGCTCGTGTTTTGTCTATTTGCAAATGCTTTCTTGTTGTAGTTTGCTGAGCTTTTTAAGCCACTGCAGTATTGAGGTCACAATAGACATTTCTAAGATGAAATCTCAAAACCTTGATGAGTAAAACCAAAGGTAGTACCACTACCTTGACAAAATATGAACCAGCCCTCTAAAgtgcaattatatccgaccttCAGCAGTTCAGTTGATGTTTCATCGGCAGACGAATCACAGATGCACGCAATCCATTTCTTCTCCTCTGGAAGGAcatgttaaatacaaaataaccaGTATGTATTATAAGTTATATATTTTCAGAGTATTCAAGAAGTAATACAAGTGgacattataataacaataaagtaGCTTCTGTACCTCTACACTCGCTGTCCTGGGATGCAGAGTCTTTCTCCATCAGATGCATCACCAAAATCGTCTCCAGGAGGCTGAGCAGCATCAGAGAAAAGATCCCAATGCAGTAGACCACTGAAGGAAGAAAGGCAATATCATTAATGTAGACAAATGACCACACAGTACAGGTTCTGCTGTTCCTGTTCATATGAAGTACAAGCTTATTTACCTATAAGTGGGCTCCTCTCTGAAGAGGAAGGCAGAATCTCATTGAGAAtaagctgcattacagtaatagCGAGCAGCACAGTGACCTTGAAGCTGAGCTTCTCGCCCCCGCTGTCTGAGATCAGGAAGGAGGCCAAATccagacagaagaagaacaggatGGGCACCAAGAAGTTGACAATGTAGAGGAGAGGACGTCTCTTCATGGTGATCTGTGACATGATGTTTAAGGGTCAGGTGGTTGATGTACTCACACATCTGAGAAAGGCTAAATTACAGCAACCATGTATCATACTGCAGGTAATCTGCACTGATCTGCTCATGTAAAAGGGACAATTCCAGAGTTGAAAAGTAAAATTTGAATTTAGATAAAAAGTCATTGGGTGACAACCATGTATCTCTTTACATATTTTGAGATCAGTTCAAGcaagaaattaagaaaaaaaaacatgcaaaaaaaaaaaaggacataaagaaggaaaagattaaattaaatagaaaataaatagaagGGAATATGGACAATGaataacacaaattaaaagATCAAGGcagaaaagaaggaaataagATATTGGCAATGAGTTATGAGTTTTCATCTTTGAATCTGCTAACTGAATAGTAAGTTGTCAGTTAAATCTTGTGCAatagaaaacacaatatttccTCCTGAAAAGGAAGATGGGCCTTAAACTTGTGCTTAAAGATTGGTACacactagagcaggggtgcccaaaaggtagATCGTGATCACGAGTGTAGTGCGTGTAGATCGCgcactgttaaaaaaaagaatatatatatattcccccaacggagagaatgttttttgattgtttttttgttgccttgcgcattcatattccctcctccgctctgaaggagaggagtgaactacgcaccagcgtACCAGGACGCACCAGGACTGTTGTAGTCAGCTGGTTGCACTTCTGTTTCCCAccgtaaaacaaaaaaagagaaactgtgTATAATGGCTGAGAAGACGGAATGAGCATAGCATATACATTTTGCAGTGCAAGCttgaaataacatttcattGATAGTTTCAAATGGGGCTAGTTCAAGTTACTGCTACAAGCTAACTGTATATCAGCTCGCTTTCATTGGCTATTGCAAGTTTCTGCTCAATATACCATCGCTGTTCATTTCACACGACAGGATTTCCAAATTATGGAAACTCTGATCCCATGAGTAACATTAAGATTATGTCTGTAAACACCTCACACTTCTGTAAGGGTTCCTTCTGtccgttaaatgtttatttttgtttagtacttcctgttttattttgtgttacttacCTCTCCTCTTGTTTCAGTGTGTCTACTTCCTGCCCATGTGTTTTTCAGTAGTTCGTTAGTACTTCCAACGGTGTCTCGTTACCcctcccacttcctggtgtatattgtctgtgtattttgtccgcctcgttgccagttcgtcttcgtatcTTCGTGTCATGGAGTTCCAGCGTTGTCCCTTGTGTATCCTGTTCCTGTTTCCTGCCTTCGACTTCTCGGTTTCTTCCCGAGACTCGGAGAATTGTAGGGCTTTCTTGACCCAGTGCGGATTACATTTTGAGCTGCAGGCAGCCTCCTTTCCCACGGAGCGCGCCAGAGTAGCATACGTGATTTCATATCTCTCAGGTCGAGCAGAGGCATGGGCTACGACCAAATGGGCCAGGGACTCTCCGATCTGTCAATCCCTGGGGGTTTTTACGGAGACTCTGCGGAAGATTACACAGAGACCATACAGCTCCGGGCCGAGAGGCCGGCAGAGCCCTCACGGGCATTCAACAGGGCAGACGGCAGGTTTCCAATTTCGCCGTGGAGTTCTGGACCCTGGCTGCGGACAGCGGTTGGAATGATCAGGTTCTTCTTGGCACCTTCCGGCATGGACTCTCCAATCCCATTAAAGACCTGTTGGCTCCGCTCAAGCTTCCATCTAATTTGGATTCTCTCATCGCCATTTCTATCCTCATCGACAACCGGATCCGGGAGAGGGAATGGGAGAGATCTGGATCCACAGTCTCTTCTATCAGGCAGTGGGGTCAGTTAAGATTACCCCATTCATCCTTGGGGCCTTCTTCCCGTCAACATGCTCAGTTGCCGGTTTCTCTGATGCTGACAGCTGGAATGGAGGAGCTGATGCAGCTTGGTCAGACTCGGATGTCTCCAGAGGAGCGGCAGCGGCGGCTCCGTAAGGGCAGATGTATCTACTGCTCTGAATTGGAACATTTTATCACCTCAGCTTCCATCTTTTTGACTCATCTGCACATCCACTCATCCTGGGGTTTCCGTGGCTGGTTAAGCATAACCCACATATGTATTGGGCCACGGGGAGAGTACTAGGTTGGCACAAGGGGTGCTCATCTACATGTTTTCCGGTCAGCTCTACGGCTGGAATTTCACTCACCTCAATAGACACTTCAGAGCGACTTTCTCTCTCCACCACCGTCGCTAACGAGTGTGGTAGGACCCCTGATTCTGACTTCTCGGATTTATCCGGGGTTCCGTCCTGTTACCAGGGACTCAGGGAGGTGTTCACCAAGACTCGAGCTACAGCCCTACCTCCCCACCGATCATATGATTGTCCGATTGATTTGCTTCCCGGGACTTCACCTTCGAGAGGACACCTGTATTCCCTGTCAGCCCCGGAGAGAGAGGCCATGAAGGACTACATTGACTCTGCCCTCAGGGCCGGGATTGTTCGTCCTTCGTCGCCTGCAGGCGCAGGGTTTTTCTTCGTCGACAAGAAGGATAAGACTCTTCGACCCTGTATTGACTTCCGGGGCCTGAACAGCATCACCATTAAGAACAGGTACCCACTTCTTCTTATCTCATATGCTTTTGAGCTCCTACAAGACTCAAAGATTTTTACCAAATTAGACTTACGCAATGCGTACCATTTGGTAAGGATAAGAAAGGGGGACAAGTGGAAGACAGCATTCAACACTCCTAATGGTCATTATGAGTATCTTGTAATGGCGTTTGGCTTAACCAATGCTACAGCTGTGTTACAGGCCTTGGCAAATGACGTTCTTCTTGTATTCGTTTACCTGGATGACATCTTCATCTTTTCTCCCAATGAGGAATCCTACATCATGTCAGCCAGGTTCTACAATGTCTCCTAGATAACCTGCTCTTCGTTAAGGCCAAAAAATGTGAGTTCCACGTTCCTACCGTATCCTTTCTGGGATTCATCATAATGGAGAATAACATTCAGATGGACCCATCCAAGGTTAGTGCTGTCACCCAGTGGCCGACCCTTACTATTCGCAAGCTAGTTCAACGTCTTCTGGGGTTTTCAAATTTCTATAGATGATTCATCAGGAACTATAGCTGACTGCCTTCCCGCCAAGAATCTCCTGGTGGTCAGACGGAGAGGCAGGGGCCACCGTTTTCCTCGATCCTGCTTCCGTGACCTGACTCTGCCTTTGCCTACTccttgtctgtttttgtttgctaTCTGACTGCCTTCCCGTGTAGCAAACCCGTTTTTGCTGTTTGTAAAGACTGTTTTGCCGACACTAGATCTGTCTCTGAGTTGTGCATTTGAGTCCCTTTCCCTGTGTTCTGGTCGTATTGTTAATTCAGGGGATGCCCTGTTCCAACCAATTGTCCCAGTACATCATGACAGTAGTCCAGCATGCACAACAACCGGACCCTGAAACCAAAGCAACTAAACGAAATTCAGGTACATTGATTTGactatttacacctgtgcttttcctactgagACATGTAGAGCAATACATTAATACTTACAGTGTAAATCATCACATCTTGTTGGAATTCaaacatgttgacagttttGTTGGTGACTGTCATGTTGATGAAAAGCCACTCATATTGGGTACGCATCATCTCGCCGACCAACTCTGTGACGTGCGATGAGTTGTGATGGCGAACAAGTTGTATTTCCTTGACTGATGGGGaaacaatcaaataaacaaacaatctgAGGTTTCTTGCAGGTTAACAAAGAAGGAATGTCCAGTATGTGGTATTATCTGGTGGTGAGTGTTCATGGAACAATAaactgtaaaagtgaatataCATGACATTAGAACTTAGAACAAGTTACAGGCTCACCAGAGTGGACGACAGACTTGAACGAGAGGTTACAGCTCTGAATGTCGAAGGGGAATTTGTAAACGTGCATCCTGCAGGTGCTGACCAGTACCTGGTCATCCTGAGCACGAACTAAACCAGTATGGTAGAGGGTGAGATGAGGACTTTGAGGGGATTTATCCTTTTCTGTCCTGTGTAATAATGCACAGAGATATATAAgcaaacacacgtacacacattatacacaGCAATAGCAATTCACTATTGGGTTTATTTGGGattaaaaccaataaaaacactgaatataatTCATGTTAAAAATCAGCGATTCTCCGACACTAATGTTtggtcagcttgtttctctgataactgaCCTCTGATGACTAAAACCCTTCGTCtggttaaaatatatagttaaaatgGACgaagatctaaaaagtgtatcgtaaaaatgtggctttaaactagatataaagttatttttttcacaGCTTTTGGCAGCTTTCTAAAGGTTTGAAAATTGCTGGAAACATTTGGGTGTAGTCATGTTAAAACAATTTAATCTGGAAAAGTTACATACAAAAAAGttattatacctttaaatacTGTTGCATATGTCTCGAGTAGTGTCTTCAATT contains:
- the LOC115024843 gene encoding 5-hydroxytryptamine receptor 3A-like; the protein is MMLAVFLLLFLLKAVDGESSETVCSYQDVLKYLNLSKNNELYSMTRPVKSYKNPTHVSLEVLLYAILDVREIDQTFVPYVWIFTSWQNEHIYWDTNDFCGIETVSLPIDVLWKPDLMIEEMTEKDKSPQSPHLTLYHTGLVRAQDDQVLVSTCRMHVYKFPFDIQSCNLSFKSVVHSVKEIQLVRHHNSSHVTELVGEMMRTQYEWLFINMTVTNKTVNMFEFQQDVMIYTITMKRRPLLYIVNFLVPILFFFCLDLASFLISDSGGEKLSFKVTVLLAITVMQLILNEILPSSSERSPLIVVYCIGIFSLMLLSLLETILVMHLMEKDSASQDSECREEKKWIACICDSSADETSTELLKGSSSRLTKESHASDELKEVVKMLAVLLNSRKEKGKPGYWTRKYILEDIWLGIVALPDGD